A region from the Carassius carassius chromosome 33, fCarCar2.1, whole genome shotgun sequence genome encodes:
- the LOC132113611 gene encoding zinc finger protein ZIC 3-like, with amino-acid sequence MTMLLDSAPQFPSLGVGGFGTPRHHDLGNRDPGLGLSPFADSSHSAAFKISPVTHDIASSQSSAFTPQATGYAAALGHHHGGQVGSYASGAFNSTREFLFRNRGAGIGETAPPSAQHGIFAASAGSLHGPPGISDNPGHLLFPGLHDQSLSHTSPGGHVVNSQMHLGLRGDIFGRPDPYRPVASPRTDPYATAQLHNYNHPINMNMGMNVPTHHGPGAFFRYMRQPIKQELFCKWIDENQMNRPKKTCDRTFSTMHEMVTHVSMEHVGGPEQSSHVCFWEDCPRAGKSFKAKYKLVNHIRVHTGEKPFPCPFPGCGKIFARSENLKIHKRTHTGEKPFKCDFEGCDRRFANSSDRKKHMHVHTSDKPYICKVCDKSYTHPSSLRKHMKVHESQGSESSPAASSGYESSTPPVLVSANTEDPTKTPTSAVQNASAHSDGLPPNFNEWYV; translated from the exons ATGACTATGCTCCTTGATAGCGCTCCTCAGTTCCCTTCACTTGGAGTAGGGGGGTTTGGAACACCTAGACACCATGATTTGGGAAACCGAGACCCCGGGCTGGGGCTCAGTCCCTTCGCAGATTCATCTCACTCGGCTGCCTTCAAGATAAGTCCGGTTACTCACGATATCGCCTCCAGCCAGTCGTCAGCGTTCACCCCGCAAGCTACTGGATACGCAGCCGCGCTCGGACACCACCACGGAGGACAAGTTGGTTCCTACGCCAGTGGAGCATTCAATTCGACCAGGGAATTTCTCTTCAGAAACAGGGGCGCAGGCATCGGGGAGACCGCACCGCCGAGTGCCCAGCATGGAATCTTTGCAGCTTCGGCGGGGAGTCTACACGGGCCCCCCGGAATTTCGGACAACCCGGGACATCTGTTGTTTCCTGGACTTCACGACCAGAGCTTGAGCCACACTTCACCGGGAGGACATGTTGTAAACAGTCAAATGCACCTGGGTTTACGCGGGGACATTTTTGGCCGTCCAGATCCGTACCGGCCTGTGGCCAGCCCTCGCACGGACCCTTACGCCACCGCTCAGCTCCATAACTACAACCATCCCATCAATATGAACATGGGGATGAACGTACCCACACACCACGGTCCGGGGGCCTTCTTCAGATACATGCGGCAACCAATTAAGCAAGAATTGTTTTGTAAGTGGATAGATGAGAATCAGATGAACAGACCCAAAAAGACTTGTGACAGAACTTTCAGCACAATGCATGAAATGGTGACACATGTTTCAATGGAACACGTTGGCGGCCCAGAACAGAGTAGTCACGTTTGCTTCTGGGAGGACTGCCCGAGAGCGGGGAAATCCTTTAAGGCTAAATACAAACTCGTGAACCACATCCGAgtgcacactggagagaagccgttcCCTTGTCCGTTCCCTGGTTGTGGGAAAATCTTTGCAAGAtcagaaaatctaaaaattcaCAAAAGAACTCACACAG GTGAGAAGCCATTTAAATGCGACTTCGAAGGCTGCGACAGGCGCTTTGCGAACAGCAGCGACAGGAAAAAGCACATGCACGTGCACACATCTGACAAGCCATATATCTGCAAAGTGTGTGACAAGTCCTATACACACCCCAGCTCTCTCAGGAAACACATGAAG GTACACGAATCACAAGGCTCGGAGTCGTCTCCAGCTGCTAGCTCTGGATACGAGTCCTCCACACCGCCAGTGCTGGTTTCTGCGAACACCGAAGACCCGACAAAAACACCCACGTCTGCAGTGCAAAATGCATCTGCACACAGCGATGGACTACCACCTAATTTTAACGAATGGTACGTTTGA
- the LOC132113612 gene encoding zinc finger protein ZIC 1-like isoform X1, with amino-acid sequence MTSLSRFSGCPLSCVNPGESNTEPSVVLPPLAEEHMGHPTGSSLKLCPSQNVLDYHETRASTYFDHSVTHFPDTGYTSHRLEPSPRGIIIGTNLSAAGMPPVTDQLAPRPNQHGNIGRYRDLHSYRDGRSHAFFTTYQEQAHGSSDTTRDLSSQMMLGLPGDLLSQTHPYGQSVNGPRANSQQLVTQFLEFYKPLNMAMQRGGGDAFLRCSRQNPKHELVCKWSDGQEGTGKPPCARSFGTMYELVTHVTVEHVGGPEHSDYVCHWENCSRDRKPFKAKYKLVNHVRVHTGEKPFPCPFHGCEKVFARSENLKIHKRTHTGEKPFKCEFEGCNRRFANSSDRKKHSHVHSSDKPYTCKVRGCEKCYTHPSSLRKHMKLHCKAYIAKIDEDDEHLVEARSPEVAEQQDSPASTTVTRTMTTQSLSPETRNESTMSSRFHHTFENRLDYMAHRPQSLSDPLLLQRGSYRPETVQYSCSQPSHSFTPSHRPFASNSPFQKSLVNGWYTCHSAVDTFSPKHCNSDL; translated from the exons ATGACAAGCCTGTCGCGGTTTAGTGGCTGCCCTCTTTCTTGCGTCAACCCTGGGGAGAGCAATACTGAACCCAGCGTGGTGCTGCCACCTTTGGCAGAGGAGCACATGGGGCACCCCACTGGCAGTTCCTTAAAACTCTGCCCCTCGCAAAATGTGCTAGACTACCACGAGACGAGGGCTAGTACATATTTTGACCACTCGGTTACACATTTTCCAGACACTGGATACACCAGTCATCGCTTAGAACCCAGTCCTAGGGGCATTATCATTGGGACAAATCTGTCAGCAGCAGGCATGCCACCAGTAACTGATCAGCTGGCTCCGAGACCTAACCAACATGGCAATATTGGAAGGTACCGTGACCTCCACAGCTATAGGGATGGCAGGAGCCATGCATTCTTCACCACCTATCAAGAGCAGGCCCATGGCTCTTCAGACACAACCCGAGACCTTAGCAGCCAAATGATGTTGGGTCTTCCAGGAGATCTTCTCTCACAAACGCACCCCTATGGGCAGTCGGTCAATGGCCCCAGGGCCAACAGCCAGCAGCTAGTCACTCAGTTTTTGGAGTTCTATAAGCCTCTGAATATGGCCATGCAACGAGGAGGGGGTGACGCCTTCCTCAGGTGCTCTAGGCAGAACCCAAAGCACGAGCTGGTGTGCAAGTGGAGTGACGGCCAAGAAGGCACTGGCAAGCCGCCCTGCGCCAGGAGTTTTGGGACCATGTATGAACTCGTCACCCATGTGACGGTTGAGCATGTCGGAGGACCGGAGCACTCCGACTACGTTTGTCACTGGGAGAACTGTTCAAGAGACAGAAAGCCTTTCAAAGCCAAATACAAGCTCGTCAACCACGTCAGAGtgcacactggagaaaagccctTTCCCTGCCCTTTTCATGGATGTGAAAAAGTTTTTGCCAGATCCGAGAACCTCAAGATACACAAGAGAACGCATACAg GTGAGAAACCGTTTAAATGTGAGTTTGAGGGCTGCAATCGGAGATTTGCAAACAGCAGTGACCGGAAGAAGCATTCTCACGTTCACTCCAGCGATAAACCCTACACGTGCAAGGTCAGAGGATGTGAAAAATGTTACACGCATCCCAGCTCATTGCGCAAACACATGAAACTCCACTGCAAGGCCTACATTGCAAAAATCGACGAAGACGACGAGCACCTTGTAGAGGCCAGGTCTCCTGAGGTAGCGGAACAGCAAGACTCGCCCGCCTCTACCACCGTGACGCGAACGATGACGACCCAATCCCTGTCTCCAGAGACACGAAATGAGTCGACTATGAGCTCACGTTTCCATCACACCTTTGAAAACAGATTGGACTATATGGCGCACAGGCCACAGTCCCTTTCGGACCCTCTGTTGCTACAACGGGGCAGCTACAGACCAGAGACTGTACAATACTCGTGCAGCCAACCAAGTCATTCGTTCACACCTAGTCATAGACCTTTTGCGTCCAACTCACCTTTTCAAAAAAGTCTGGTAAATGGCTGGTACACATGTCATAGCGCAGTGGACACATTTTCACCCAAACACTGTAACAGTGATTTATAA
- the LOC132113612 gene encoding zinc finger protein ZIC 4-like isoform X2, translated as MTSLSRFSGCPLSCVNPGESNTEPSVVLPPLAEEHMGHPTGSSLKLCPSQNVLDYHETRASTYFDHSVTHFPDTGYTSHRLEPSPRGIIIGTNLSAAGMPPVTDQLAPRPNQHGNIGRYRDLHSYRDGRSHAFFTTYQEQAHGSSDTTRDLSSQMMLGLPGDLLSQTHPYGQSVNGPRANSQQLVTQFLEFYKPLNMAMQRGGGDAFLRCSRQNPKHELVCKWSDGQEGTGKPPCARSFGTMYELVTHVTVEHVGGPEHSDYVCHWENCSRDRKPFKAKYKLVNHVRVHTGEKPFPCPFHGCEKVFARSENLKIHKRTHTALLCLSAMRQAFQFGC; from the coding sequence ATGACAAGCCTGTCGCGGTTTAGTGGCTGCCCTCTTTCTTGCGTCAACCCTGGGGAGAGCAATACTGAACCCAGCGTGGTGCTGCCACCTTTGGCAGAGGAGCACATGGGGCACCCCACTGGCAGTTCCTTAAAACTCTGCCCCTCGCAAAATGTGCTAGACTACCACGAGACGAGGGCTAGTACATATTTTGACCACTCGGTTACACATTTTCCAGACACTGGATACACCAGTCATCGCTTAGAACCCAGTCCTAGGGGCATTATCATTGGGACAAATCTGTCAGCAGCAGGCATGCCACCAGTAACTGATCAGCTGGCTCCGAGACCTAACCAACATGGCAATATTGGAAGGTACCGTGACCTCCACAGCTATAGGGATGGCAGGAGCCATGCATTCTTCACCACCTATCAAGAGCAGGCCCATGGCTCTTCAGACACAACCCGAGACCTTAGCAGCCAAATGATGTTGGGTCTTCCAGGAGATCTTCTCTCACAAACGCACCCCTATGGGCAGTCGGTCAATGGCCCCAGGGCCAACAGCCAGCAGCTAGTCACTCAGTTTTTGGAGTTCTATAAGCCTCTGAATATGGCCATGCAACGAGGAGGGGGTGACGCCTTCCTCAGGTGCTCTAGGCAGAACCCAAAGCACGAGCTGGTGTGCAAGTGGAGTGACGGCCAAGAAGGCACTGGCAAGCCGCCCTGCGCCAGGAGTTTTGGGACCATGTATGAACTCGTCACCCATGTGACGGTTGAGCATGTCGGAGGACCGGAGCACTCCGACTACGTTTGTCACTGGGAGAACTGTTCAAGAGACAGAAAGCCTTTCAAAGCCAAATACAAGCTCGTCAACCACGTCAGAGtgcacactggagaaaagccctTTCCCTGCCCTTTTCATGGATGTGAAAAAGTTTTTGCCAGATCCGAGAACCTCAAGATACACAAGAGAACGCATACAg